A single window of Nocardioides kongjuensis DNA harbors:
- a CDS encoding flavin reductase, translated as MTVTSGSLTGAQRAFRAAMAQLSAAVSVITTDGPAGRAGITVSALCSVTDEPPTLLACLNQSSRSHDAFLANRRVCVNLLGPEHEELAMRFAGATGLPMAERFAGEAWDELAGGVPVLRGATANVVGRIVSGHTHGSHSVLMIEVDDVSVAEDRGALVYFQRRFHAVGVAS; from the coding sequence ATGACCGTGACGAGCGGATCCCTCACCGGCGCGCAACGCGCCTTCCGGGCGGCGATGGCGCAGCTCTCGGCGGCTGTCAGTGTCATCACCACCGACGGCCCGGCCGGCCGCGCCGGGATCACGGTCAGCGCGCTGTGCTCGGTCACCGACGAGCCGCCGACACTCCTGGCCTGCCTCAACCAGTCGAGCCGCTCCCACGACGCCTTCCTCGCCAACCGCCGAGTCTGCGTCAACCTGCTCGGACCCGAGCACGAGGAGCTCGCGATGCGCTTCGCCGGCGCGACCGGCCTGCCCATGGCCGAGCGGTTCGCCGGCGAGGCGTGGGACGAGCTGGCGGGCGGCGTACCGGTGCTGCGGGGCGCCACGGCCAATGTCGTCGGCAGGATCGTGTCCGGTCACACGCACGGGTCGCACTCGGTGCTGATGATCGAGGTCGACGACGTCAGCGTCGCGGAGGACCGGGGCGCGCTCGTCTACTTCCAGCGCCGCTTCCACGCCGTCGGCGTCGCCAGCTGA